The nucleotide window AATCTCTGGTTTTTCAGGAGCAGGAACTGTTTTCATGAAGTTATCCACAACGGTTTTAGGATTCCCTTCCTCTTTGATTTGACCTTCTTCAAGCCAAATTACATTATCAGCAAGTTCTGTCATTACTTCTGGCCAGTGAGAAGTAATTAACATAGTTATTCCAGCTTCTTTTACACCATGATTTAATGTATTATGTAATTTAACAGCAGTTTGAGGATCTAATGTACCAGTTGGTTCATCTGCTAAGAACATCATCGGTTCTTTAGCTAATTGTCTTGCAAGTACAACCCTTTGTTTTTCCCCACCACTTAAATCACGAGCAATATGTGTAATCCTATGATTCATTTGAACCATTTCTAATAATTCTAATGCACCATATAGTTTATCTTCATAATCTCTATCATTATCCATTGCCCTCATGACGTTTTCAATTACTGTTTCCTCATCGTATAAAGCAAAGTTACGTTGTAACATGATAGATATTCTTCTTTTTATACTTGCAAATAACAATCTATCACAATTAAAGAAATCTATCTCTTTAGATTCTAAATTAGCTCCACAACTACATTTATCACCAACATGAGATGGTGAGTCAACTGCCAAACATTCAGGACAAACAGCAAGATTCATAATAATATTTCCACTATCTGGCTTATAATCTAAAGTTCCTCTAAGCATGTTAATTAAAACGGATTTTCCACTACCACTGCGTCCTAAAATACCTAATGTCTCCCCTTCATATATCTTTAAATTAATATCTTTAAGAACATCAACACCATTAAATGTTTTTGTAATATTCTTAAGAGTTATAAAATCCATGAAATCACCTTTTTATCAATTAATAAATATATATTAAATTCTTTATAATAGTTTCGAATTTAATATTTAAGAATATCAAAATCTAAATTGCCAGAAATAATAGCTCTTGCAATAGAAAAACCAGAAACACCAGTCTTTAACATTTTTTCAAGATTTGGTTCGTTATTAATAGAATTATTACCAATAACTGGAATACTAACCTGATTAACTAAGTTTTTCAATAATTCATAATCTGCACCAGCACCGATTTTCATAGCATCAACATGTAAATAATCAGCACCTGCATCTTCAATTAAACTAGCTATTTTTAATGTATCTACACCACCAACATTAGCTCTAATCTTAACAGATACTTTTGAATTAGCATTATCTGCAACTTCTGAAATGAATTTATGTAAATCATTTCGTTTTAACATTTCTTGGCCACAACCAATAGCTAAAATTTCATCTTGACGACAATGACAATTAATTTCAACAATATCTAAATCTTTAATAGAACTTAACTCAATAATAGGTTGGGATGTTGTTGATCTGAGATTTGCAGAAACTTTTACATTTTTATGAGTATTTTTTATCAAAGCTGCTTCGCTTTCAATATATGGAAAAATTTCATCGAGAGGAAAGTAAAATTCTCTTCTTCCTCTTTTAATTATCTTTTCACTAGCTTTAATTGTAGGAGTATCTAAACTATAACCCCCTAAAGTAGCTACATTGAAACCAAATGGAATAACTTTATTTAAAAATTCGGCATTAGTTATTCCAGCCATAGGAGCAACTACTTTAAAAATATAAATTCCCCCTAATATTCCTTTTCAATAACCCAAGTCCACATTTCATTATTGCGTTCACGAATTTCTTCAAGCCCAATATCTGCCATGTAAGCAGCATCTTCAGCATTTTTTCCTCTACCTATTCCTGCTTTAAGAGCAATACCTATTTCCTCATTAATTTCAACGAGAACCTCCTCAATATCTTTTTCAGACATTCCATTACATGGAGCCATGAAATTATCTCCACCAATGAAAAATAATAATGCTCCTTTTTTAATTAATTTAGTCATCAAATAATGTTGAGCTTTATTAACCATGAAACTTGTGTCAAAAGCAGACTCAATATCTGTTAAAGTTTTAGTTACACTATTAATATCAATATGAGCTGCTTGAACAAAACTATCATCTTCTTCTTCAATTAAACTATCAATAGCTAAAATTTCTTTTCTTTGACTTGATTGGGCTCCACCTTCTCTTTGAAGAGCTATAGTTGCTAATTTTTGAGCTTCATGAGGAGTTTCTGCAGCACCTACACCCATACTAACAGTTATAGGATATCTATTTCTAATAGATCTTTGAATTCTTAAGTGATCTTCCTCATTAAGACCATTTGAAATAGCAAGTAAATTGTCGAATCTTGTAAAAAAGACTAAACCTTTTTTATTTCCGAATTGTTGATTTAAATCAGCAAATAAATTTGCTTGCAACATTTGTAAATCAGATTCTGTACGTGGTCTTGGAGTAACAGTCCAAGGACCATAATTATCAATTTGTATTAATGTCATTTGTATCATTAAAAAAACGCTCCACTCAAAG belongs to Methanobrevibacter oralis and includes:
- a CDS encoding MJ0144 family RNA dihydrouridine synthase-like protein, producing the protein MAGITNAEFLNKVIPFGFNVATLGGYSLDTPTIKASEKIIKRGRREFYFPLDEIFPYIESEAALIKNTHKNVKVSANLRSTTSQPIIELSSIKDLDIVEINCHCRQDEILAIGCGQEMLKRNDLHKFISEVADNANSKVSVKIRANVGGVDTLKIASLIEDAGADYLHVDAMKIGAGADYELLKNLVNQVSIPVIGNNSINNEPNLEKMLKTGVSGFSIARAIISGNLDFDILKY
- a CDS encoding GTP cyclohydrolase III, producing the protein MIQMTLIQIDNYGPWTVTPRPRTESDLQMLQANLFADLNQQFGNKKGLVFFTRFDNLLAISNGLNEEDHLRIQRSIRNRYPITVSMGVGAAETPHEAQKLATIALQREGGAQSSQRKEILAIDSLIEEEDDSFVQAAHIDINSVTKTLTDIESAFDTSFMVNKAQHYLMTKLIKKGALLFFIGGDNFMAPCNGMSEKDIEEVLVEINEEIGIALKAGIGRGKNAEDAAYMADIGLEEIRERNNEMWTWVIEKEY
- the atwA gene encoding methyl coenzyme M reductase system, component A2, producing MDFITLKNITKTFNGVDVLKDINLKIYEGETLGILGRSGSGKSVLINMLRGTLDYKPDSGNIIMNLAVCPECLAVDSPSHVGDKCSCGANLESKEIDFFNCDRLLFASIKRRISIMLQRNFALYDEETVIENVMRAMDNDRDYEDKLYGALELLEMVQMNHRITHIARDLSGGEKQRVVLARQLAKEPMMFLADEPTGTLDPQTAVKLHNTLNHGVKEAGITMLITSHWPEVMTELADNVIWLEEGQIKEEGNPKTVVDNFMKTVPAPEKPEIPEFGEPEVEMKDVKKHYYSIERGVIKAVDGINLTINKEEIFGIVGLSGAGKTTLTKMLMGLTELSSGEINIKLGEEWIDMTKVGPLNRGRVMPYIGLLHQEYSLYPHRDILGNLTDAISLDLPAEFAKIKAIHVLTTVGFSDATAEGILSKYPDELSVGEKHRIALAQVLIKEPKLIILDEPTGTMDPITRVIVTDSILKARKELEQTFIIISHDMDFVLDVCDRAALMRGGKILDMGTPEEMVEILNPDEKRGMFKEEQK